The genomic region CTGCTGACCGGAGGCGGGGCTGGGCTGGGACCAGGTGGGTTCGCGGCGGCGTTCCCAGGGGGCCTCGGACTGGGTGGTGGGTTCGTGGGCCGGGTCGGGGGTGAACAGGCTGGTCTTCGGCTGGGCCGGGAGGACCGTGGTCTGCTCGGAGCTGCTGGTGACCGGGCGTGGAGCGGCCACGGGGGTCTGCATGGGCTCGAAGACGATGTCGTCGTCCTCGTCGTGCTTGCGCACCACCGTGGGCGGCGGTTGCGGCCTGCGGGACCTCTCCTCTTCCAGCGCGGCCAGCTCGCGGCGGGCGGGGGTGACGAAGAGCACCCAGGTGGCCAGGCCACCGATCACGAATGCGAGCAGGCTCCACAGCCAGACCTGCCCGAACAACGACGACACCGCGACATCCCTCCGGCCTTCTCCATACTTTGCCGAACCCTAACGCGCAGGGCCGTCCGCCGCGTCCTGTTGACCAGCTGGCGGTAGTTGATGTGACGAAGTTACTTGCCGGGCGAACAGCCCCGCGGCGTAGGCTCGGCTGGTGCCGTCCTCGCCCTCTTCCCCGGCCGGTGCGGCCGGGCTGGCGTGCGGGGCGGGCGCGTACGTGCTCTGGGGTTTCTTCCCCGCCTTCTGGCCGCTGCTGGCACCCGCCGGTCCCGTCGAGATCCTGGCACACCGGCTGGCCTGGACCCTGGCCGTCATGGTGTTGGTCACCCTGCTCCTGCGCCGCGGCAAGATCCTGCTGCGCCTCTCCCCCGGCACCTGGGCGCTGGCCGCCGCCGGGGCAGCACTCATCGCGGTGAACTGGGGCACCTACATCTACGGGGTGACCAGCGGGCAGGTGGTGGAAACCTCGCTGGGCTACTTCATCAACCCGCTGGTCTCGGTGCTCTTCGGCGTGCTGGTGTTCAACGAGCGGCTGCGCCGGCCGCAGTGGGCAGCGGTGGCCGTCGGCGGCGCCGCGGTGTGCGTGCTGACCGTCGAGCACGGGCAGGTGCCGGTGATCGCGCTGGTGCTGGCCGCCAGCTTCGGCACCTACGGGCTGCTGAAGAAGACCTCGAAGCTGGCCGCGGTGGACTCGCTGACCGCGGAGAGCGTGGTGCTGGGACCGCCCGCGATCGTGTTCCTCATCTGGCTGGGCCTGGCGGGGCAGGGCACGTTCCTCGGCTCGGGCACGGCGCACGACCTGCTGCTGGCGGTCACCGGGCCGATCACCGCGCTGCCGCTGCTGCTGTTCAACGTGGCCGCGCGCCGGGTCTCCATGACCACGCTGGGCATCCTGCAGTACCTGGCGCCGATCCTGCAGTTCGCCTGGGGCGTGCTGGTGATGCACGAGCCGATGTCGCCGGGCCGCTGGACCGGGTTCGCGCTGGTCTGGGTGGCGGTGCTGGTGTTCACCGTGGACGGGGTGCGTGCGGCCAGGGCCACCAGGGCGGCGTCACTGCGGAGCCGGGCGGAACCGGCCCCGCAGGTCACCTGAACTACTGGGAGCGGGCCACCACGAAGTTCGCCAGCGCGGACAGCGCCGAGCGGGCCGGGCACTCCGGCAGGTCCACCAGGGCGGCGTGCGCGCGCTCGGAGTACTCGCTGAGGGTCTTGCGGGCCTCTTCCAGGCCCGAGGACGCCCGCAGCAGCTCCAGCGCCTCCTCGACCTCGGCGTCGGTCTCCAGCGGCCGGGACAGCAGCTCACGCAGCCGGGCGCCGGAGACGTGGTCGTCGGCCAGCGCGTAGAGCATCGGCAGCGTGCGCACGCCCTCGCGCAGGTCGGTGCCCGGCGTCTTGCCGGACTCCACCGCGGGCGAGGCGATGTCGATGATGTCGTCGGAGATCTGGAAGGCCGCGCCGATCACGTCGCCGTACCGGCGCAGCGCCTCGACCTGCGGCTCCGGCACCCCGGCGAACATGCCGCCGAAGCGGCCCGCGGTGGCGATCAGCGAACCGGTCTTCTCGTCGATCACCGACAGGTAGTGGGTGACCGGGTCCACGCCCTCGGCCGGGCCGACGGTCTCCCGCATCTGGCCGGTGACCAGCTCGGCGAAGGTGTTCGCGATGATCCGGGCCGCGTCCGTGCCCAGGTCGGCCACCAGCCTGGAGGCGTGCGCGAACAGGAAGTCGCCGGTGAGGATGGCCACCGAGTTGTTCCAGCGGGCGTTGGCGCTGAGCGCGCCCCGCCGCATC from Crossiella sp. CA-258035 harbors:
- a CDS encoding polyprenyl synthetase family protein, whose product is MTTSEQAGRGAGIVLADPDLEATVLAGLAAVEAVLQDSVRSDLDFATEASLHLMEAGGKRIRPLFALLAAHFGDPSRQEVITSAVVVELIHLATLYHDDVMDEAPMRRGALSANARWNNSVAILTGDFLFAHASRLVADLGTDAARIIANTFAELVTGQMRETVGPAEGVDPVTHYLSVIDEKTGSLIATAGRFGGMFAGVPEPQVEALRRYGDVIGAAFQISDDIIDIASPAVESGKTPGTDLREGVRTLPMLYALADDHVSGARLRELLSRPLETDAEVEEALELLRASSGLEEARKTLSEYSERAHAALVDLPECPARSALSALANFVVARSQ
- the rarD gene encoding EamA family transporter RarD, giving the protein MPSSPSSPAGAAGLACGAGAYVLWGFFPAFWPLLAPAGPVEILAHRLAWTLAVMVLVTLLLRRGKILLRLSPGTWALAAAGAALIAVNWGTYIYGVTSGQVVETSLGYFINPLVSVLFGVLVFNERLRRPQWAAVAVGGAAVCVLTVEHGQVPVIALVLAASFGTYGLLKKTSKLAAVDSLTAESVVLGPPAIVFLIWLGLAGQGTFLGSGTAHDLLLAVTGPITALPLLLFNVAARRVSMTTLGILQYLAPILQFAWGVLVMHEPMSPGRWTGFALVWVAVLVFTVDGVRAARATRAASLRSRAEPAPQVT